CAAATAGCGACGTATCGAGCGCATGGACGGCTCTACCCGATCTTCGGGGAAGAATAGATCAATCATATTCCCCCCTAACGCCTGTGCCTTGGTGTGGCCAAATAAGTTCTCAGCAGACTTGTTGAAATCTAGTACAATTCCGTGTTCGTTAACGACTAAAATAGCATCGAGGGATGCCGCAGTCGTTGATGTAAGGCGGGCGCCCAGTTCCAAAATTGCTTGTTCATTTCGACAGTTTGTTCTTATTCTGAGCGATAGTGTGGCTGTGAGAAACGCGATGAGGGTGGCCATAGCTGCTGCTAAGTAGGTCAGGTTTTGGGATTTTTTTGCGGCTACGTTCAGTTTGTCTTCCACCTGATTATCAATAAAACGCAGCGTCTCCAAACCCATAAGGAGAATTTCAACTGACATTCGTTGCGCGGTGGATTCAATTTGTTCCGTACGGTCAAAAATCGTCTCCGGCGTGGACAGGTGAACAAATTTAATCTCCTCAATAGTCCTCAAATAGCGTGAAAGCGCGGCCCGAACTTCTGGAACACTGCGAAGGGCCTTAAACTTTGGGCCCGTATTCAAATCGTTAAATTGGTGAACCATCTTTTCGTAGGCATTGCTCAAATCGCTGCTGAGAGTTTGCGTCATGCCTTTCGACTTCGATACAAAATCCGCGCTTTTTCGAAGGAGGATAGCTGCATCTCCTAGCGAAGAGAGGGCATCAACAGTACCGCCTATTTCGGGTGAGGTCGCATTGACCGTAGTCTCAAAGCGCGTTGTCATTAGGACATATGCCGCCCCCAAACAGATAAGTATAAGACTCCAGAACCCAATTGGAGCGATAACGGCCCGTGCATTTATTTCAAACAGTCGATATTGGGACATCGGGTACTGTATCCTTTTGAAATTGTGCAAACAGTTGGGGTTAGAAACCTTTGGCGTCCATGTTCAAGATCCATTTCTACGCAGCCAAGCTTTAAAAAAAGTGAATAATTATCTAAGCTTTTTCTAAAATTGTCAGAAGTTTTGGAAGGATATTAGCTAAGGCGAAAGGATAGTCTGATAGCATCTAATGCACAGGGCGCTATACCATTGCAGGGGTGCCCAGCCCCCTAGGGGAGTATGTTAGAGTTCTATTAAGGTCGGGGCTTCAACATAGGAGATAGCAATGGCGGCATTTGGAAACGTGGTACCATTCAATCGGGAGCCCGCGCCGTCTGAGCTGATAAACGTTGGACCGTCCTTGAAGGGTGATACATTGAAGTTCTTGGTGGCAGACGATCATGACTTGGTACGCGAAGCGATTGGTTCTTTCATAGAAACCGAGGGCGCCGTGGACGTTTTTCTAGCGGCTGATCTTGACGAGGCACTAAAAGCCATCGACGAGCAAGGTGCCTTTGATCTCGTGTTGCTGGATTACAATATGCCAGGAATGAATGGTCTTGAGGGGCTCGGTAAAGCGATTGCGCAAAACGGGGGGAAGCCTGTAGCTATCCTTTCAGGATCGGCATCGCGGAGCACGGCCGAGGAGGCCATAAGGGCCGGTGCCGCTGGGTTTGTGCCCAAAACACTGGGGTCTAAGTCGATGGTGATGGCCGCCAAATTTATGGCGCAAGGAGAAATATTTGCCCCCTTTAATTTCATGCAGAAAATGGGCCAGCCCGAGGACGTTAAAACGGGGCTGACACAGCGTGAGCAACAAGTTTTGCGTGGAATCGCGGAGGGTAAATCCAATAAAGAAATCGCCCGCGACTACGACCTTCAGGAAGTTACCGTTAAACTCCACGTAAAAACTCTGAGCCGCAAGCTTGACGCGCGCAATCGGACGCATGCCGCAATGATCGCTCGGGACCGCGAGTTGATTTAGCTTAAACGGAAACTGATTTAACGAGTTCAGCTTTTTTAAGCTCGGCTTTTGTGCCGGCAAGCGATACCGAACCGCGTGTCAGTACACAAAATGCATCAGCGAGGTCATAGGCAAAGCTGAAATACTGCTCAACCAGTACGATTGCCATATCCCCTTGATCGCGCAAATACACTATAACACGGCCAATTTGTTGAATGATGTTCGGTTGAATGCCCTCTGTGGGTTCATCCAACAGAAGCAATTTGGGTTTGGTGATGAGGGCGCGGCCAATCGCAAGTTGTTGCTGCTGGCCACCAGAAAGATCGCCGCCGCGCCGCCCCTCCATTTCCTTCAAAACGGGAAAAAGTTCGAAGATTTGATCGGGGACCATGTGTTCCGATTTGGGTAGGCAGGCAAAACCCGTTTCCAGATTCTCCCGTACTGTCATTAACGGAAAGACATCGCGCCCCTGCGGAACATATCCAACCCCCTTGAGTGCCAAGGCGTGCGCGGGCGGTTTTTGCAGCGCTTCGCCATTTAAGGTATAACTTCCATCCGTGCGATGATGGGTGCCTGAAATGGCTTTCAGAAGGCTTGTTTTGCCCACGCCATTCGTTCCCATAACACAGGTTACCTGACCGGTTTCTGCTGTCAAATCGATGCCGTTCAATATTTGAGAACCGGAATAGTGCAGGGTCAACCCTTTGATTTTCAACATATCTATCGTCCTAAATATACGTCGATGACGTCTTGGTTTGAGGTCACGTGATCGAGACTACCTTCTGCAAGGACTGAGCCTTCGTGAAGGACGGTCACTTTGCAATTAAGGCGGCGAACAAACTCCATGTCATGCTCAACGACCACGACGGCGCGGGTTTTTGCGGCTTCGACAAGGATATCAGTGGTCTGTTCGCGCTCGGCCAATGTCATGCCTGCGGCGGGTTCGTCGACCAGAAGCAAGCGCGGCTCTTGTGCCAGTAACATGCCGATTTCGAGCCATTGTTTTTGACCATGCGACAGTTCGCCTGAGTGGCGTTCAAGTTGCTCCGAAAGGCCGATTTGCGCCGCGAGGGCACGTACTTTCTCGGCATCTTGTTCTGACTTTTTATAGAACAAAACGGAAAACGGTGAACGGTTCTTCTTGAGGGCCAGAAGCAGGTTATCAAAAACGCTTTGGTCTTCGAATACGGTGGGGCGCTGGAATTTTCGACCCACACCCGCTTGGGCAATTTTGGCTTCGGACATACGCAAAAGCGACAGAGATTTCTCTCCAAACAGGACCCGCCCTTCGTCTGGACGTGTTTTGCCGGTTGCGATGTCCATAAACGTTGTTTTTCCCGCTCCGTTCGGCCCAATGACCGCCCGTAATTCCGCATCAGCGATTTGAAAGCTCAGATTGTTGATGGCCTTGAAACCGTCAAAGGATACTGAAACGCCGGATACTTCTAAAAGTGTGCTCATTCTTTGGCCTCCTGTTCCCGAAGGGAGCCCGCATCAGGGCCGAGATCTGCACCGTGGCGATTTGGCGCCAGTCGACCAGAGAAGTAATCAAACAAGCCCCCTAGACCGCTTGGCGCGTAAAGTGTGACCAATACAAACGAGAGGCCAAGAAGGACGAGCCACCAGTCAACCCATTGAACTGTATAGAAACCAAGGGGGATATCGGGGGCTTGGCCGCCTGTGAACCATGTGGAAAGAAGCGACACGAGGGCCGCGCCGAGAACCGCTCCATAGAGGCGCCCGCGTCCGCCGATTGCGACCCACACTGCGAGGTAGATTGAGGCGATGGGCGCCATTTCTCCGGGATTGATGATCCCTGCCTGTGGGTAGTACAGCGCGCCAGCAATCGCAGCGATGATCGCCGTCAGCGTGAATATAAAGAGTTTGTAGCTTTCCACCGAATAGCCGAGGAACCGAACGCGAGCCTCATCGTCGCGGATGCCGCGAATGACGCTGCCGAACTTTCCAGAAACAACCCATGCAGAAAGGATATAGCCAAGCCCAAGCGCGAGGGCAGAGGCCCAGAAAAACCAAAGTGAAATTGCCGATTGTGGCACGGCGTCAAGGCCGGGAAGGTTCTGCAATCCGGAAAGACCATTGTTGCCGCGCAGGCCGCTTTCGTTTTGAAAGAGGTACAGCGAGAGCGCGAGGGTCATGGCTTGGGTCAGGATGGAGAGGTAAACCCCTGTGACGCGACTGCGAAAGGCAAGCCAGCCAAAGATTGCAGCAAGGAGGCCCGGCACCAAAATCACGAGCGCTAATTGGATGGTCAGACTGTCGGCAAAACTCCATATTAGGGGAATATCTGAGCCCCCCACAACGCCGAATATTTGGTTGCCTATGGCGTCTGACACTTCTTGAACGGTGGGCGGAATGCTGGCGTCCGAGAGGGAGCTTGCGACGATGAGTTCGGTGCGGGCATACATCAGCCACATGCCAATCATATAGCCACCGATCCCGAAAAATGCGAAATGCCCAAGGGACAAGATTCCGCAATACCCCCAGACAAGGTCCATCGCGAGGGCGATCAAGCAGAGGCAGAGCGTTTTGCCTAAAGTCTTGATGAAGCTTGTAGAAATAACGCCCACACCAAAGCCTTCAGAGAGAACCGAGACCACAAGGGTCAAGAGCGCGAGGCAGGCGATGAAGATGAGGACGGACGGGTTACGCGCGAAAAAGGTGTTTTTCATGGGATCAATCTCCTGCCGCACGGCCCTTGAGGGCGATGATGCCTTTGGGGCGGAACTGGATGAAAATAATGATAAAGATGATCATATAGGTTTGGGCCGCCAACGTGTTTGAGGGGTTGAACCATTCAATTGATTTTTGCAGTCCACCAATCATCAGGGCCCCTGCGAGTGTACCCCAAATATTGCCGACACCACCAACAACAACCGTCATAAAACTTTGCACGATATAGTCGTTGCCAATCTCCGAGGTTACCTTGGCGAAGAGGCCAATCGCGACGCCCGCGATCCCCGCAATACCTGAACCCAGCCCGAAAGTGAGCATATTGATGCGGTCGGGATTGATCCCCATTGAGGAGGCCATACGGGGATTTTGAGTTACAGCGCGCACTTCAAGGCCGACCCGCGTTTTCTTCATGATGAAAAGAAACAGCATCAAGAAGATCAGTGCCAAAACAAAGATCGCGATGCGAATATAGCTAATGGACACCACGTCGTTGATGGACAATGCACCATCGAGCCAAGCGGGAGAGGTGAGGGGGCGAGCTTGTGTGCCGAAGATGTTTTTCGCGAGTTGTTGAAGCGCGACGGAAATGCCGAATGTCGCCAGCAGGGTTTCAAGCGGGCGATTGTAAAGCCAGCGAATGACCAGCCGTTCCATTGCGACACCCGCTGCGAAGGTCACCAAAAAGGCCGCAGGAAGCGCGATAATGAGCGAGAGCGTATAGTTCGGAACGATTTGCTGAACCACATATCCTGTATAGGCCCCCATCATGATAAACTCGCCATGGGCCATATTAATAACGCCCATTACCCCAAACGTGATGGCAAGGCCAATGGCCGCGAGGAAGTAAATTGACGCAAGTGAAAGGCCATCTAGGGTCAGATCGACAGCTTGGCTAATCCCGACTTTGACCTCAATCGCATCCAGCGTTTCACGCGCGGCGGTTGTCACTTCGGCGTTCGGCTCGGTATAGATTTCGTAGTAAATGTGGGCCGCAATGCTTGCGCGCTGGGCGGCGGTGGAAATAAGCGGCGCCACAAGCCCTTGCTCTGCCAGTGTTGAATAGGCGGCTTCGCGGGCTACGTCCGTATCGAGGGTATAGGTGGGCACTCCTGCGACGAAACCGTCGACAATGTTCTCTTCAAGAGCCGCGCGAATTTCTTTGTGGGTAGGGATCGGAAGCGCAAGGTTCTCCTCAATCAGGAGAGCGTAGGCTTCGTTCGGTCTGATGTCTGTGTCGACTTTAAGAGTGCGAGCGACGTTGCCGATTGGCTCGCCCAAGACCGCAAGGAGCGACGTTTGCAGGATCGGATTCAGAGCTGCACGGGCGTCAACGCCAAGGTCGCCTTTGAGGGATTTGATCGCAGCAACGCGCAGTTGAACATCGGATTCATATTGGACAGCCAAAAGGCGTTCTAGGCGGATTTTCTCAACTTTAATCGCGGGGTCTGTTTCACCGTCAATAGCCCCTCGAATGGCGGGCAGGTGGTAGGCCGTTGAATCGCGGCCAATCGCGACGAGGGCGTCACGGCGCTTTTCGATGTCTGGGTCCATGAGCTGGAACCGCACAAGTGCAGCACCTATCAGTCCGCGAACGCCTGAATTTGGTTTGATCTGATTGATCGCGTCTTTCTCAACTTCGCCCAAGGCTTCGCCAGAGATGACGTCGAAAATGGCATAGGTTTTGGTCGGTGTAATTTTGGCGGTCACAAAACGCTTGTCCGCTTCAAGTTGCCAAAGGTTTTTCCCCTGCCATGCTTCTAGCACCATTTGAGCTTCAGGGAGGCCACTGTCGCGCAGGGCGACAATTGCGGGCTCAACCGTCAGGCGGGAGCTTTTGACAATGGTGGCTTCATGCGTCGCCAGAATGTCTTGGATATCGACAGGTTGGGCATTTGCGTCAACAGGGGAGACAGAGAGCACAAACGCAGTAAACAGCGCTAGGAGGAGAGTTTTCATGGGAGCCTGTCGGGGTTATTCGGGAAAAAAGAGGGCGCGAACGCCCCCTTTGAGGATTTTCAAGCGCTTAGTAGTTGGATTTTATCTGAACGCAGGTCTTTGTTTCGGTGTTGTACATGCCACAACCAAGGTCTTTCCAATCGGATGTAAGAACCGCGGATTCTGGCAAGAAGTCAGTCCACGCATCGCCTGGAACTTCAGTTGTTTGGCTAACGATATCGAATTGACCGTCTGCTTGGATTTCGCCGATCAATACAGGTTTTGCCAAGTGGTGGTTTGGCAACATAACGGCCATACCGCCCGTGAGGTTTGGGATTTCCTGGCCGTACATTGCGGCGCGAACGGCGTCGACGTCGGTTGTGCCCGCTTCTTCAACGGCGTTTACCCACATGTTAAAACCGATGTAATGCGCTTCCATCGGGTCGTTTGTGACGCGTTCGTCGCCCATTTTGGCTTTCCAAGCGGCGATGAATTCAGCGTTTGCATCGGATTCGGCGGATTGGAAGTAGTTCCAAGCGGCGAGGTGACCAACAAGGTTTGCTGTATCAAGGCCGGAAAGCTCTTCTTCGCCCACAGAGAAGGCAACGACGGGGATGTCATCCGCCGAGATACCAGCTGCGGCAAGCTCTTTGTAGAAGCCGATGTTTGCGTCGCCGTTGATTGTAGAAATAACGCCAACTTTTTTACCGTCAGCCCCTAGGGCCACAACGTCGGCGACGATTTTTGACCAATCAGAGTGACCGAAAGGTGTGTAGTTTACGAAGATGTCTTCAGCCAGAATGCCTTTGTCTTTGAGGTATTGCTCAAGGATTTTGTTGGTTGTGCGCGGATAAACATAGTCAGTGCCAAGGAGGGCGAATTTCTCAACGCCAAGCTCATCAAGGAGGTAGTCGGTTGCAGGGATGGCTTGCTGGTTGGGCGCCGCACCTGTGTAAAATACGTTTTTGGAGCTTTCTTCGCCCTCGTATTGAACGGGGTAGAATAGCAGACCATTAAGCTCTTCGATCACTGGAAGAACTGATTTGCGCGAAACCGAAGTCCAGTTGCCAAAAATAACGTCGACATCATGAACGGTGAGCAATTCGCGCGCTTTTTCCGCGAACAATGGCCAGTCGGATGCTGGGTCAACAACCACGGGAACAAGCATTTCGCCGTTCACGCCGCCTTTGGCGTTTTGCTCATCGATGAGCATCAACATCGTGTCTTTGAGGGTTGTTTCCGAGATCGCCATCGTGCCGGAAAGAGAGTGGAGGATGCCAACTTTAATGTCGGCGTGGGCTGCGGTTGCGAGGGTTGCAACGGCTGCTGCTGTGGAGAGAAGTTTCTTCATCGTGTCAGGTTCCCTATTGTCTCTGTGGCGCAGTTCGGTCCGCGCCTAGGAAATAAGCTTAAAAAGCTATTGTGTTGCTGTCTGTATCAAAATATGACCGTATGTGTTGCAAATAGTGCAACGCTTACAAAAGGCAACACCGTGCGCCACCTCCAAATCTACCGTGCAATCAAGACCGTCGCAGAGCAGGGGTCGTTCCGTAAGGCATCGGAACTATTGGGAATTTCGCCATCTGCACTTGTTCGACAAGTGAAGGCTGTGGAGGAGGAACTTGGCGCGGAAATTTTTGACCGCCTTTCTGTGGGCGTTCGACTGTCGACCGTCGGAGAAATATACCACCGCCACTTTATTGGGCACCTTGCTGAATTAGATCGCGCAAATGGAATCGTGGCGGATATGAAGGGCGTGCGAATCGGGCAGGTAAATCTTGCTGTTAGTGCGCCGTTTTCATTGGGGTTCCTGCCAAAAGAGATCGCCGCCTTTCGTGAACGCCATCCGCGCGTTAGTTTTTCGGTGGTGACCGGGGACAGCGACAGCATCAACGAAATGCTCCTGAACGGGCAGGCGGACTTGGGCCTCATCCTTGAACCCAAACCACGGTCAGGCGTCGAAACCATCTTGCAAGAACATGGGTCGATTTCACTCGTTTTGGGGAAGGGCAGCAAAACGGTCCTCTATCCCCACGAGCTCGAAGATCACGACGTTATTTTGCCCACTAATGGCACGGGAATGCGGAACCTTTTGGATACGCATTTTGCCCAAGCGCGGTTAAATATTCATCAGATTCTGGAGATGGACACATTGGTTCCCCCGCATGTGTCCCCGCTGCTAAGTCTGCAGTTTTGGCCAACACTTGCACTGGATGCAGACATTGTGCAGCAAATGGGTGGACAGGTGGGGATCATGCAAAGCATGCCACGTTGCAACATCGCCCTGTGTCAAATTGAGGGTCGACCGTTGCCAATAGCGGCAGCGCGATTTGTCAGTCAACTGAGTGCCAAAATCGGTGCTTAAACTCCGGGAACAGGGGTGTCTGTCATGAGGCGCAGGCCAAGGTGCGCTGGGGGCGACCCGACGGCGCATCCGCCCCGAGCGGGATCGCGA
This Falsihalocynthiibacter arcticus DNA region includes the following protein-coding sequences:
- the urtE gene encoding urea ABC transporter ATP-binding subunit UrtE, with the translated sequence MLKIKGLTLHYSGSQILNGIDLTAETGQVTCVMGTNGVGKTSLLKAISGTHHRTDGSYTLNGEALQKPPAHALALKGVGYVPQGRDVFPLMTVRENLETGFACLPKSEHMVPDQIFELFPVLKEMEGRRGGDLSGGQQQQLAIGRALITKPKLLLLDEPTEGIQPNIIQQIGRVIVYLRDQGDMAIVLVEQYFSFAYDLADAFCVLTRGSVSLAGTKAELKKAELVKSVSV
- the urtA gene encoding urea ABC transporter substrate-binding protein, which encodes MKKLLSTAAAVATLATAAHADIKVGILHSLSGTMAISETTLKDTMLMLIDEQNAKGGVNGEMLVPVVVDPASDWPLFAEKARELLTVHDVDVIFGNWTSVSRKSVLPVIEELNGLLFYPVQYEGEESSKNVFYTGAAPNQQAIPATDYLLDELGVEKFALLGTDYVYPRTTNKILEQYLKDKGILAEDIFVNYTPFGHSDWSKIVADVVALGADGKKVGVISTINGDANIGFYKELAAAGISADDIPVVAFSVGEEELSGLDTANLVGHLAAWNYFQSAESDANAEFIAAWKAKMGDERVTNDPMEAHYIGFNMWVNAVEEAGTTDVDAVRAAMYGQEIPNLTGGMAVMLPNHHLAKPVLIGEIQADGQFDIVSQTTEVPGDAWTDFLPESAVLTSDWKDLGCGMYNTETKTCVQIKSNY
- the urtC gene encoding urea ABC transporter permease subunit UrtC, with product MKNTFFARNPSVLIFIACLALLTLVVSVLSEGFGVGVISTSFIKTLGKTLCLCLIALAMDLVWGYCGILSLGHFAFFGIGGYMIGMWLMYARTELIVASSLSDASIPPTVQEVSDAIGNQIFGVVGGSDIPLIWSFADSLTIQLALVILVPGLLAAIFGWLAFRSRVTGVYLSILTQAMTLALSLYLFQNESGLRGNNGLSGLQNLPGLDAVPQSAISLWFFWASALALGLGYILSAWVVSGKFGSVIRGIRDDEARVRFLGYSVESYKLFIFTLTAIIAAIAGALYYPQAGIINPGEMAPIASIYLAVWVAIGGRGRLYGAVLGAALVSLLSTWFTGGQAPDIPLGFYTVQWVDWWLVLLGLSFVLVTLYAPSGLGGLFDYFSGRLAPNRHGADLGPDAGSLREQEAKE
- the urtD gene encoding urea ABC transporter ATP-binding protein UrtD — encoded protein: MSTLLEVSGVSVSFDGFKAINNLSFQIADAELRAVIGPNGAGKTTFMDIATGKTRPDEGRVLFGEKSLSLLRMSEAKIAQAGVGRKFQRPTVFEDQSVFDNLLLALKKNRSPFSVLFYKKSEQDAEKVRALAAQIGLSEQLERHSGELSHGQKQWLEIGMLLAQEPRLLLVDEPAAGMTLAEREQTTDILVEAAKTRAVVVVEHDMEFVRRLNCKVTVLHEGSVLAEGSLDHVTSNQDVIDVYLGR
- a CDS encoding response regulator transcription factor is translated as MAAFGNVVPFNREPAPSELINVGPSLKGDTLKFLVADDHDLVREAIGSFIETEGAVDVFLAADLDEALKAIDEQGAFDLVLLDYNMPGMNGLEGLGKAIAQNGGKPVAILSGSASRSTAEEAIRAGAAGFVPKTLGSKSMVMAAKFMAQGEIFAPFNFMQKMGQPEDVKTGLTQREQQVLRGIAEGKSNKEIARDYDLQEVTVKLHVKTLSRKLDARNRTHAAMIARDRELI
- the urtB gene encoding urea ABC transporter permease subunit UrtB, translating into MKTLLLALFTAFVLSVSPVDANAQPVDIQDILATHEATIVKSSRLTVEPAIVALRDSGLPEAQMVLEAWQGKNLWQLEADKRFVTAKITPTKTYAIFDVISGEALGEVEKDAINQIKPNSGVRGLIGAALVRFQLMDPDIEKRRDALVAIGRDSTAYHLPAIRGAIDGETDPAIKVEKIRLERLLAVQYESDVQLRVAAIKSLKGDLGVDARAALNPILQTSLLAVLGEPIGNVARTLKVDTDIRPNEAYALLIEENLALPIPTHKEIRAALEENIVDGFVAGVPTYTLDTDVAREAAYSTLAEQGLVAPLISTAAQRASIAAHIYYEIYTEPNAEVTTAARETLDAIEVKVGISQAVDLTLDGLSLASIYFLAAIGLAITFGVMGVINMAHGEFIMMGAYTGYVVQQIVPNYTLSLIIALPAAFLVTFAAGVAMERLVIRWLYNRPLETLLATFGISVALQQLAKNIFGTQARPLTSPAWLDGALSINDVVSISYIRIAIFVLALIFLMLFLFIMKKTRVGLEVRAVTQNPRMASSMGINPDRINMLTFGLGSGIAGIAGVAIGLFAKVTSEIGNDYIVQSFMTVVVGGVGNIWGTLAGALMIGGLQKSIEWFNPSNTLAAQTYMIIFIIIFIQFRPKGIIALKGRAAGD
- a CDS encoding LysR family transcriptional regulator — translated: MTVCVANSATLTKGNTVRHLQIYRAIKTVAEQGSFRKASELLGISPSALVRQVKAVEEELGAEIFDRLSVGVRLSTVGEIYHRHFIGHLAELDRANGIVADMKGVRIGQVNLAVSAPFSLGFLPKEIAAFRERHPRVSFSVVTGDSDSINEMLLNGQADLGLILEPKPRSGVETILQEHGSISLVLGKGSKTVLYPHELEDHDVILPTNGTGMRNLLDTHFAQARLNIHQILEMDTLVPPHVSPLLSLQFWPTLALDADIVQQMGGQVGIMQSMPRCNIALCQIEGRPLPIAAARFVSQLSAKIGA